A section of the Brachyhypopomus gauderio isolate BG-103 chromosome 13, BGAUD_0.2, whole genome shotgun sequence genome encodes:
- the LOC143473970 gene encoding rho guanine nucleotide exchange factor 4-like isoform X5 translates to MAFADYKAQGRQMICSSWTSRRREELFCGINEQLVDAGWRSHYGLELSWRWLNGLTQLFYTHSSVKSLRATCLSLISDGSVVYAEALWDHVTMDDQELGFKAGDVIEVVDATNKEWWWGRVLDSEGWFPASFVRLRVNQDEPMEEYLSRLEETQEEHSHGMGLLLGPGLPCREQMRTNVINEIMSTERDYIKHLKDICEGYIKQCRKRMDMFTEEQLCTIFGNIEDIYRFQKNFLKCLEKKFNKDEPHLSEIGSCFLEHQTDFQIYSEYCNNHPNACVQLSKLMKLNKYVFFFEACRLLQKMIDISLDGFLLTPVQKICKYPLQLAELLKYTNPQHRDYKDVEAALNGMKNVARLINERKRRLENVDRIAQWQSSIEDWEGEDILSRSSDLIFSGELTKITPPQAKSQQRMFFLFNHQMVYCKKDLLRRDILYYKGRMDMDQMEVLDVEDGKDKELNVSVKNGMRLRSLSGSEVHLLCAKKPEQKQRWLRALADEREQVQHDRETGFSITEGQKKQAMLNACKSHPAGKPKAVTRPYYDFLLRQKHPTLPTSVPQQQVFMLAEPKRKGSTFWHNIGRLTPFKK, encoded by the exons ATGGCATTTGCTGATTACAAGGCACAGGGAAGACAGATGATTTGTAGTTCCTGGACTTCTAGACGCCGTGAAGAACTGTTCTGTGGCATAAATGAACAACTAGTGGATGCAGGATGGAGGAGCCACTATGGACTTGAGCTCAGCTGGAGATGGTTAAATGGATTAACACagctcttctacacacacagcagtgtgaagTCCTTAAGAGCCACGTGTTTATCG CTGATCAGCGATGGCAGCGTGGTGTACGCTGAGGCACTCTGGGACCATGTCACCATGGACGACCAGGAGCTGGGCTTCAAGGCGGGAGACGTCATTGAAGTGGTGGACGCCACCAATAAGGAGTGGTGGTGGGGCCGTGTGCTGGACAGCGAGGGCTGGTTCCCCGCCAGCTTCGTTAGG CTGCGTGTGAACCAGGATGAGCCGATGGAAGAGTACCTGTCCCGGCTGGAGGAGACGCAGGAGGAGCACAGCCATGGAATGGGACTCCTCCTGGGCCCTGGGCTGCCCTGCAGAGAGCAGATGAGGACCAACGTCATCAATGAGATCATGAGCACGGAGAGAGACTACATCAAACACCTGAAGGACATCTGTGAG GGTTACATCAAACAGTGCCGAAAGCGCATGGACATGTTTACAGAGGAACAGCTGTGCACCATCTTCGGAAACATAGAGGATATCTATCGCTTTCAGAAAAACTTCCTCAAATGTCTGGAGAAAAAGTTCAACAAGGACGAGCCTCATCTTAGTGAGATCGGCTCCTGCTTTTTAGAACAT CAAACAGACTTCCAGATCTACTCGGAGTACTGCAACAATCACCCAAACGCCTGCGTGCAGCTTTCCAAACTCATGAAGCTCAACAAGTACGTGTTCTTCTTTGAGGCTTGCCGCCTGCTGCAAAAGATGATTGACATTTCTCTGGATGGCTTCCTCCTTACACCCGTCCAGAAGATCTGCAAGTACCCACTACAGCTGGCTGAGTTACTCAAGTACACCAACCCACAACACAG GGATTACAAAGATGTAGAAGCAGCATTAAATGGGATGAAGAATGTGGCCCGGCTGATTAATGAGAGAAAGAGGCGTTTGGAGAATGTGGATAGGATTGCCCAATGGCAGAGCTCCATAGAGGACTGggag GGTGAAGACATTCTCAGCAGGAGTTCAGACTTGATCTTTTCTGGAGAGCTGACAAAGATCACACCACCTCAAGCCAAGAGCCAGCAGCGCATGTTCTTCCTGTTTAATCACCAGATGGTCTACTGTAAGAAG GATCTGTTGCGGAGAGACATACTGTACTACAAGGGCAGAATGGACATGGACCAGATGGAGGTGCTGGACGTGGAGGATGGTAAGGACAAGGAGCTGAACGTGAGTGTGAAGAACGGCATGCGGCTGCGTTCGCTCAGTGGCAGTGAGGTCCACCTGCTGTGTGCCAAAAAGCCAGAGCAGAAGCAGCGCTGGCTCCGAGCCCTCGCCGACGAGAGGGAGCAGGTGCAGCACGACCGGGAAACAG GTTTTTCCATCACTGAGGGCCAGAAGAAGCAAGCCATGCTGAACGCATGCAAAAGCCATCCAGCTGGGAAGCCCAAAG CAGTGACCAGGCCCTACTATGACTTCCTGCTGCGTCAGAAACACCCGACACTGCCCACCTCCGTGCCCCAGCAGCAAGTCTTCATGCTGGCCGAACCCAAACGCAAGGGCTCCACCTTCTGGCACAACATCGGCAGACTGACACCCTTCAAGAagtga
- the LOC143473970 gene encoding rho guanine nucleotide exchange factor 4-like isoform X6, whose translation MGRRQQGSLEPKLISDGSVVYAEALWDHVTMDDQELGFKAGDVIEVVDATNKEWWWGRVLDSEGWFPASFVRLRVNQDEPMEEYLSRLEETQEEHSHGMGLLLGPGLPCREQMRTNVINEIMSTERDYIKHLKDICEGYIKQCRKRMDMFTEEQLCTIFGNIEDIYRFQKNFLKCLEKKFNKDEPHLSEIGSCFLEHQTDFQIYSEYCNNHPNACVQLSKLMKLNKYVFFFEACRLLQKMIDISLDGFLLTPVQKICKYPLQLAELLKYTNPQHRDYKDVEAALNGMKNVARLINERKRRLENVDRIAQWQSSIEDWEGEDILSRSSDLIFSGELTKITPPQAKSQQRMFFLFNHQMVYCKKDLLRRDILYYKGRMDMDQMEVLDVEDGKDKELNVSVKNGMRLRSLSGSEVHLLCAKKPEQKQRWLRALADEREQVQHDRETGFSITEGQKKQAMLNACKSHPAGKPKAVTRPYYDFLLRQKHPTLPTSVPQQQVFMLAEPKRKGSTFWHNIGRLTPFKK comes from the exons CTGATCAGCGATGGCAGCGTGGTGTACGCTGAGGCACTCTGGGACCATGTCACCATGGACGACCAGGAGCTGGGCTTCAAGGCGGGAGACGTCATTGAAGTGGTGGACGCCACCAATAAGGAGTGGTGGTGGGGCCGTGTGCTGGACAGCGAGGGCTGGTTCCCCGCCAGCTTCGTTAGG CTGCGTGTGAACCAGGATGAGCCGATGGAAGAGTACCTGTCCCGGCTGGAGGAGACGCAGGAGGAGCACAGCCATGGAATGGGACTCCTCCTGGGCCCTGGGCTGCCCTGCAGAGAGCAGATGAGGACCAACGTCATCAATGAGATCATGAGCACGGAGAGAGACTACATCAAACACCTGAAGGACATCTGTGAG GGTTACATCAAACAGTGCCGAAAGCGCATGGACATGTTTACAGAGGAACAGCTGTGCACCATCTTCGGAAACATAGAGGATATCTATCGCTTTCAGAAAAACTTCCTCAAATGTCTGGAGAAAAAGTTCAACAAGGACGAGCCTCATCTTAGTGAGATCGGCTCCTGCTTTTTAGAACAT CAAACAGACTTCCAGATCTACTCGGAGTACTGCAACAATCACCCAAACGCCTGCGTGCAGCTTTCCAAACTCATGAAGCTCAACAAGTACGTGTTCTTCTTTGAGGCTTGCCGCCTGCTGCAAAAGATGATTGACATTTCTCTGGATGGCTTCCTCCTTACACCCGTCCAGAAGATCTGCAAGTACCCACTACAGCTGGCTGAGTTACTCAAGTACACCAACCCACAACACAG GGATTACAAAGATGTAGAAGCAGCATTAAATGGGATGAAGAATGTGGCCCGGCTGATTAATGAGAGAAAGAGGCGTTTGGAGAATGTGGATAGGATTGCCCAATGGCAGAGCTCCATAGAGGACTGggag GGTGAAGACATTCTCAGCAGGAGTTCAGACTTGATCTTTTCTGGAGAGCTGACAAAGATCACACCACCTCAAGCCAAGAGCCAGCAGCGCATGTTCTTCCTGTTTAATCACCAGATGGTCTACTGTAAGAAG GATCTGTTGCGGAGAGACATACTGTACTACAAGGGCAGAATGGACATGGACCAGATGGAGGTGCTGGACGTGGAGGATGGTAAGGACAAGGAGCTGAACGTGAGTGTGAAGAACGGCATGCGGCTGCGTTCGCTCAGTGGCAGTGAGGTCCACCTGCTGTGTGCCAAAAAGCCAGAGCAGAAGCAGCGCTGGCTCCGAGCCCTCGCCGACGAGAGGGAGCAGGTGCAGCACGACCGGGAAACAG GTTTTTCCATCACTGAGGGCCAGAAGAAGCAAGCCATGCTGAACGCATGCAAAAGCCATCCAGCTGGGAAGCCCAAAG CAGTGACCAGGCCCTACTATGACTTCCTGCTGCGTCAGAAACACCCGACACTGCCCACCTCCGTGCCCCAGCAGCAAGTCTTCATGCTGGCCGAACCCAAACGCAAGGGCTCCACCTTCTGGCACAACATCGGCAGACTGACACCCTTCAAGAagtga